In one Myxocyprinus asiaticus isolate MX2 ecotype Aquarium Trade chromosome 29, UBuf_Myxa_2, whole genome shotgun sequence genomic region, the following are encoded:
- the LOC127419624 gene encoding prostaglandin E synthase 3-like: MQPASAKWYDRRDAVFIEFCIEDSKDVQVKFDKTKLDFSCVGGTDNTKHHNEVELLESIEPNGSKHKRTDRSVFCCLKKAEPGKSWPRLTKEKAKLNWLSVDFNNWKDWEDDSDEELSSFDRFSEMMNNMGGEDELPEVDGADDEESADSDDEKMPDLE; the protein is encoded by the exons AT gcAGCCAGCAAGTGCCAAGTGGTATGACAGACGGGATGCCGTCTTCATTGAATTTTGTATAGAAGACAGCAAAGATGTCCAAGTTAAATTCGACAAAACAAAGCTTGATTTCAG ctGTGTTGGTGGAACAGATAACACGAAACACCATAATGAAGTAGAACTTCTTGAGTCCATTGAACCAAAT GGGTCTAAACACAAACGCACAGACAGGTCTGTTTTTTGCTGTCTAAAGAAAGCAGAACCTGGCAAATCTTGGCCAAGGTTAACAAAAGAAAAGGCAAAG CTTAATTGGCTCAGTGTTGACTTTAATAACTGGAAAGACTGGGAAGATGACTCGGATGAAGAACTGTCCAGTTTTGACCGCTTTTCAGAG ATGATGAACAACATGGGTGGGGAAGATGAACTTCCAGAAGTGGATGGTGCAGATGAT GAAGAGTCTGCGGATAGTGATGATGAAA aaatgccagACCTTGAGTAG
- the LOC127419611 gene encoding probable E3 ubiquitin-protein ligase DTX3, which produces MQRSFADFIERKKAVGSLYIHLFRESHHRREIGPLLQIKEFMGSKVSFDEMSVRAGQGSDEVLVSQAVWDYLAAAGRPWLVAFEDKQGLSADIIRRGERGGCCAVRLSPVEGSNRARTGLMEGPVSPVTQKAFIDLCRCARKEMTKQEAALKRKRSLLPCVTSMEPDGEGSLLPPPPQPRRSQRQQQKYRKNADVQTCVVLPMLHEATARTGPELNTGQVNEEESTICSICMGEMVEKTILDKCGHAFCRTCLEQAFQVKKVCPVCRLVYGQLIGNQPANGSMMVERDPDLELPGHEGCGCICIIYSFPPGFQAQEHPNPGVRYPGTDRVAYLPDSPEGNRVLCMLRRAFEQRLIFTIGTSMTTGMHNVITWNDIHHKTSIWGGPRCFGYPDPTYLVRVMEELREKGITAD; this is translated from the exons ATGCAGCGGTCGTTTGCTGACTTCATCGAGAGGAAGAAGGCAGTCGGTTCCCTTTACATTCATCTCTTCCGGGAAAGTCACCACAGAAG GGAAATAGGCCCGTTACTGCAAATAAAGGAATTTATGGGATCAAAAG TTTCATTTGATGAGATGAGTGTGCGAGCGGGGCAGGGCAGTGATGAGGTGCTGGTGTCGCAGGCGGTCTGGGATTACCTTGCAGCCGCTGGACGGCCCTGGTTGGTTGCCTTTGAGGACAAGCAGGGACTAAGTGCAGACATAATCCGACGTGGGGAGCGTGGTGGCTGCTGTGCTGTGCGGCTCTCCCCAGTGGAGGGCAGCAACAGAGCCAGAACTGGGCTGATGGAGGGTCCGGTGTCTCCCGTCACACAGAAAGCCTTCATAGACTTATGCCGCTGTGCCCGAAAGGAAATGACCAAACAGGAGGCAGCTCTTAAGAGGAAACGGTCTCTGTTACCCTGTGTGACATCAATGGAGCCTGATGGAGAGGGGAGCTTGTTGCCTCCACCTCCTCAACCACGGCGCTCCCAGAGGCAACAGCAGAAATATAGGAAAAATGCAGACGTGCAGACCTGTGTGGTTTTACCCATGCTACATGAGGCCACAGCAAGAACTGGGCCTGAATTAAACACGGGACAGGTAAATGAAGAAGAGAGCACTATTTGCTCCATATGCATGGGGGAGATGGTGGAAAAGACAATTCTGGACAAATGTGGCCATGCATTCTGCCGGACTTGCTTAGAACAGGCTTTCCAAGTGAAGAAGGTCTGTCCTGTGTGCAGACTTGTGTATGGTCAACTTATTGGTAACCAGCCGGCCAACGGGAGCATGATGGTTGAAAGAGATCCAGACCTGGAGTTGCCTGGACATGAAGGATGTGGCTGTATATGCATTATTTACAGTTTCCCTCCTGGTTTTCAAGCG CAAGAACATCCGAACCCTGGGGTGCGGTACCCTGGCACAGACCGTGTGGCGTACCTGCCAGACAGCCCTGAGGGAAACCGTGTTCTATGCATGCTGCGCCGGGCCTTCGAGCAACGGCTTATCTTTACCATAGGCACGTCTATGACCACTGGCATGCATAACGTCATTACCTGGAATGATATCCATCACAAGACCTCCATATGGGGCGGACCACGATG ctttgGTTATCCAGATCCTACATACCTCGTGCGGGTGATGGAGGAACTGCGAGAGAAAGGAATAACAGCTGACTGA